One genomic segment of Actinoplanes ianthinogenes includes these proteins:
- a CDS encoding gluconokinase has protein sequence MVPIVVMGVAGCGKSTVGKALADRLGVPYKEADAFHPAANVAKMHGGVPLTDEDRAPWLAAIAASLGAGDVVVSCSALKRAYRNVLRGGNPDVFFVHLVLSPETATARVSGRAGHFMPSTLVASQFAILEPLEPDESGVAVDATLPVDKIVEKAISRMPTRRG, from the coding sequence ATGGTGCCGATCGTGGTGATGGGGGTCGCGGGCTGCGGCAAGAGCACGGTCGGCAAGGCCCTCGCCGACCGGCTCGGCGTGCCCTACAAGGAGGCCGACGCGTTCCATCCGGCGGCCAACGTGGCCAAGATGCACGGCGGCGTGCCGCTGACCGATGAGGACCGGGCGCCCTGGCTGGCGGCGATCGCGGCGTCGCTGGGTGCGGGCGACGTCGTGGTGTCCTGCTCGGCGCTCAAACGGGCGTACCGGAATGTGCTTCGCGGGGGAAACCCGGACGTCTTCTTCGTCCACCTGGTGTTGTCGCCGGAGACAGCGACCGCCCGCGTCAGCGGGCGGGCGGGTCACTTCATGCCGAGCACCCTGGTCGCGTCGCAGTTCGCGATCCTGGAGCCGCTCGAGCCGGACGAGAGTGGCGTCGCGGTGGACGCCACGCTCCCGGTCGACAAGATCGTGGAGAAGGCTATTTCGAGGATGCCCACACGTCGAGGTTGA
- a CDS encoding metal-dependent hydrolase, with the protein MMGPSHALSGAAAWLAGSWAVDQFAGYHQTPLMIGVGTAMAAGGALLPDFDLSGKVTTNQGGATVARTFGVFSLFVAEVIEKISLGIYAATRQKRDPKRDHGHRTFTHTLPFAALVGWGTTELAAHYGKWAVVGIIFFMAGLALRGLFEKWAERAGWLIVTLAAAAIAWFTAANLPGDRGYPLLGFAVGAGCVVHLLGDMITKNGVPIFWPIPTGRNRMWRMVGIPNQFAVKVGGKTETVVLTTAFTVISLVSLAGLFAPVLLHRLNLDVWASSK; encoded by the coding sequence ATGATGGGTCCGTCGCACGCGCTGTCCGGGGCGGCCGCCTGGCTGGCCGGCAGCTGGGCTGTCGACCAGTTCGCCGGCTATCACCAGACGCCGCTGATGATCGGCGTGGGCACCGCGATGGCCGCCGGCGGCGCGCTGCTGCCCGACTTCGACCTGTCCGGCAAGGTGACCACCAACCAGGGCGGCGCCACCGTCGCCCGGACGTTCGGCGTGTTCTCGCTGTTCGTGGCCGAGGTGATCGAGAAGATCTCGCTGGGCATCTACGCGGCGACGCGGCAGAAGCGCGACCCGAAGCGGGACCACGGGCACCGGACGTTCACCCACACCCTGCCGTTCGCCGCGCTGGTCGGCTGGGGCACCACCGAGCTGGCCGCGCACTACGGCAAGTGGGCCGTGGTCGGCATCATCTTCTTCATGGCGGGCCTGGCGCTGCGCGGCCTGTTCGAGAAGTGGGCGGAGCGGGCCGGCTGGCTGATCGTCACGCTCGCCGCCGCCGCGATCGCCTGGTTCACCGCGGCCAACCTGCCCGGCGACCGCGGTTACCCGCTGCTCGGCTTCGCGGTCGGCGCCGGCTGCGTGGTCCACCTGCTCGGCGACATGATCACCAAGAACGGCGTACCGATCTTCTGGCCGATCCCGACCGGCCGCAACCGGATGTGGCGCATGGTCGGCATCCCGAACCAGTTCGCGGTGAAGGTCGGCGGCAAGACCGAGACGGTCGTCCTGACCACCGCGTTCACCGTGATCTCGCTGGTGTCGCTGGCCGGCCTGTTCGCCCCGGTCCTGCTGCACCGGCTCAACCTCGACGTGTGGGCATCCTCGAAATAG
- a CDS encoding DUF1707 domain-containing protein — translation MHPEDATWSGPVARLRTSDTEREEIAEILRAAMAEGRLSLDEGEERLTTAYAAKFRDELDVLTRDLPHGGRQALARMPHRRAATRRSLQRHASFILIVAGVLTGLWVLSGAPFFWPVFPLFFLVMGLIRHAREGRWEPRAHPRH, via the coding sequence GTGCATCCCGAAGACGCCACCTGGTCCGGGCCGGTCGCCCGGCTGCGGACCTCCGACACCGAACGCGAGGAGATCGCCGAGATCCTGCGGGCCGCGATGGCCGAGGGCCGGCTCAGCCTGGACGAGGGCGAGGAACGGCTGACCACGGCCTATGCCGCGAAGTTCCGCGACGAGCTGGACGTGCTGACCCGCGATCTGCCGCACGGCGGCCGTCAGGCTCTCGCGCGGATGCCGCACCGGCGCGCCGCGACACGCCGGTCACTGCAGCGGCATGCCAGTTTCATCCTGATTGTCGCCGGCGTGCTGACCGGTCTCTGGGTCCTCTCCGGAGCACCCTTCTTCTGGCCGGTGTTCCCACTGTTCTTCCTGGTGATGGGCTTGATCCGGCACGCCCGCGAGGGCCGGTGGGAGCCGCGGGCGCACCCTCGCCACTGA
- a CDS encoding sensor histidine kinase produces the protein MSKRGRDRRRPPGGRRAEGCAFPGGAVADDPGQAGPDTPEQAGPPWRRRIREAHNGMPQSAAVITAVIHFIGLNNVISHGGLYRPWDSLTTLMLLAGPIALIWRRRAPITVFAIASAATILFATHAMPHAAYAAAAGVALFSVARQGRRQAALLCGVTAWAVWIGVTVGLSGPLGLPPGVRPVVGQTCLAAFGLGLMILLGGAARIRAENYAEQARTRAEQARAQQEQQRRQDSEERLRIARELHDVLGHHLSLINVQAGVGLHLMDQRPEQAREALTAIKSASAEALREVRSVLGVLRTEGEAAPRQPALGLNRLAELTATAGIPVRTTITGEPRELPAEVDRAAYRIVQEALTNVRRHHAGPQPEADVAVGYLPAALYLSIRNDGPVIVEPPPPPAEGGEKGSGITGMRARAESLGGRLEAGRPPTGGFLVTVILPTGRSATAPPAPDPAEPPAAGASDGVTVGESDVSGDRVTSEERR, from the coding sequence ATGAGCAAGCGTGGCCGGGATCGGCGGCGACCGCCGGGCGGCCGCCGAGCCGAGGGCTGCGCGTTCCCCGGCGGTGCGGTCGCCGACGATCCGGGTCAGGCCGGGCCGGACACCCCGGAGCAGGCCGGCCCGCCCTGGCGGCGCCGCATCCGGGAGGCGCACAACGGGATGCCGCAGAGCGCCGCCGTGATCACCGCGGTCATCCACTTCATCGGGCTCAACAACGTCATCAGCCACGGCGGGCTCTACCGGCCGTGGGACTCGCTCACCACCCTGATGCTGCTGGCCGGCCCGATCGCGCTGATCTGGCGCCGACGTGCCCCGATCACGGTCTTCGCGATCGCCTCGGCCGCCACCATCCTGTTCGCCACCCACGCCATGCCGCACGCGGCCTATGCGGCGGCCGCGGGCGTGGCGCTCTTCTCGGTGGCCCGGCAGGGCCGCCGGCAGGCCGCGCTGCTCTGCGGGGTCACCGCCTGGGCGGTCTGGATCGGTGTCACCGTCGGGCTGTCCGGCCCGCTCGGGCTGCCTCCCGGGGTGCGCCCGGTCGTCGGGCAGACCTGCCTCGCGGCGTTCGGGCTCGGCCTGATGATCCTGCTCGGCGGCGCCGCCCGGATCCGCGCGGAGAATTACGCCGAGCAGGCCCGGACCCGGGCCGAGCAGGCCCGCGCGCAGCAGGAGCAGCAGCGCCGGCAGGACTCCGAGGAGCGACTGCGGATCGCGCGCGAGTTGCACGACGTGCTCGGCCACCACCTGAGCCTGATCAACGTGCAGGCCGGGGTCGGGCTGCACCTGATGGATCAGCGGCCGGAGCAGGCTCGCGAGGCGCTGACCGCGATCAAGAGCGCGAGCGCGGAGGCACTGCGTGAGGTGCGGTCGGTGCTGGGCGTGCTGCGGACCGAGGGGGAGGCGGCGCCCCGGCAGCCGGCGCTCGGGCTGAACCGCTTGGCGGAGCTGACCGCGACGGCCGGCATCCCGGTGCGGACGACGATCACCGGCGAGCCGCGGGAGTTGCCGGCCGAGGTGGATCGGGCGGCCTATCGGATCGTGCAGGAGGCGCTGACCAACGTGCGGCGTCATCACGCCGGGCCGCAGCCCGAGGCGGACGTCGCGGTGGGCTATCTCCCCGCCGCGCTGTACCTGTCGATTCGCAACGACGGCCCGGTGATCGTGGAGCCGCCACCGCCGCCGGCCGAGGGCGGGGAGAAAGGTAGCGGCATCACCGGGATGCGGGCGCGGGCCGAGAGTCTGGGCGGGCGGCTCGAGGCCGGGCGTCCACCGACCGGTGGCTTCCTGGTCACGGTGATCCTGCCGACGGGGCGCTCGGCCACCGCCCCACCGGCGCCGGACCCGGCCGAGCCGCCGGCGGCCGGGGCGAGCGATGGGGTGACGGTGGGGGAGAGCGATGTCTCCGGTGATCGAGTGACTTCTGAGGAGAGACGATGA
- a CDS encoding response regulator — MISVVLADDQALVRAGFRALLDAEPDIQVVGEAADGLQAVTLVRATRPDVVLMDIRMPGVDGLEATKRIAADPACADTRVVILTTFELDEYVFEALRTGASGFLVKDTEPVELLRGVRAVAAGDALLSPSVTRRVIGEFAGAGAGRRPEPPRELDQLTDREREVMALVAEGLSNDEIATRLVISPATAKTHVSRTMIKLGARDRAQLVVYAYEAGLIRPGWLA, encoded by the coding sequence ATGATCTCGGTGGTGCTGGCGGACGATCAGGCGCTGGTGCGGGCCGGGTTCCGGGCGTTGCTCGACGCGGAGCCGGACATCCAGGTGGTCGGTGAGGCCGCGGACGGGTTGCAGGCGGTCACCCTGGTGCGGGCCACCCGGCCGGACGTGGTGCTGATGGACATCCGGATGCCCGGTGTGGACGGCCTGGAGGCGACCAAGCGGATCGCCGCCGACCCGGCCTGCGCCGACACCCGGGTGGTCATCCTGACCACGTTCGAGCTGGATGAGTATGTGTTCGAGGCGTTGCGCACCGGCGCTTCCGGGTTCCTGGTCAAGGACACCGAGCCGGTCGAGCTGCTGCGCGGCGTGCGCGCGGTGGCGGCGGGTGACGCCCTGCTGTCGCCGAGCGTCACCCGCCGGGTGATCGGCGAGTTCGCCGGCGCGGGTGCCGGCCGCCGGCCGGAGCCGCCGCGCGAGCTGGACCAGCTCACCGACCGGGAGCGGGAGGTGATGGCGCTGGTGGCCGAGGGCCTCTCCAACGACGAGATCGCCACCCGCCTGGTGATCAGCCCGGCCACCGCCAAGACCCACGTCAGTCGCACCATGATCAAGTTGGGCGCCCGCGATCGGGCGCAGTTGGTCGTCTATGCCTACGAGGCCGGGTTGATCCGTCCCGGCTGGCTCGCCTGA
- a CDS encoding NUDIX hydrolase encodes MPASEYVRNLRARVGHEMLMFPTVSAIVLNDRGEVLLHQRSDNGHWTLIAGLMDPGEQPADAVVREVAEETAVQVKIDRLAGVVSHDVTYLNGDECQMVNIFFRCHAVGGEARVNDTESLAVAWFPLDALPDLNPFTRRMLALALDDNAPPYFAAPGEGGF; translated from the coding sequence ATGCCTGCTTCGGAATACGTCCGGAACCTGCGCGCCCGCGTCGGTCACGAGATGCTGATGTTCCCGACGGTCTCCGCGATCGTCCTGAACGACCGTGGCGAGGTGCTGCTGCACCAGCGCAGCGACAACGGGCACTGGACCCTGATCGCCGGCCTGATGGACCCGGGCGAGCAGCCGGCCGACGCGGTGGTCCGCGAGGTGGCGGAGGAGACCGCGGTCCAGGTCAAGATCGACCGCCTGGCCGGCGTGGTCTCCCACGACGTCACCTACCTCAACGGCGACGAGTGCCAGATGGTCAACATCTTCTTCCGCTGCCACGCCGTCGGCGGCGAGGCCCGGGTCAACGACACCGAGTCCCTGGCCGTCGCCTGGTTCCCCCTCGACGCCCTCCCCGACCTCAACCCGTTCACCCGCCGCATGCTGGCCCTGGCCCTGGACGACAACGCCCCGCCGTATTTCGCCGCGCCGGGCGAAGGCGGCTTCTGA